TTCTATAATATTCTTTTAACTGACCTGTTGTGCCAGCACTGATGTGCTTGTGGATACGTTGGAAGCAATACCTACTGCACCTTCAACTTCTTCAGTTTTCACATCAcatgtctcttcttcttcagtaTCACCCACAACATTAGGTCCATGTGTGGCTAAAGCAGACATTAGcccagagagagaagaataatcaATTTCGCCttcatgttcctcctcctcctgttgcaaTTATAAGAAACTGCATTGATGCTGAGCCAATAAAGTGTACCATAAATATCAGATGAAACAAATATCTAAAGATTTTCAAATACAGAAAATTATTTCAATTTACCACATCATTATATTGAGGTAAAGGAATGTATCCATTGTGGGTTTCATTCTCCGTGTCATTTGAATCATGTTCATCGTCACTTGATGATACTGCCTGTCCCAATGCCAAGCCTGTGGGAGGATTCA
This portion of the Penaeus vannamei isolate JL-2024 chromosome 11, ASM4276789v1, whole genome shotgun sequence genome encodes:
- the LOC113829399 gene encoding male-enhanced antigen 1, yielding MSPVPEPMQSRKGEPGGNDEEELNPPTGLALGQAVSSSDDEHDSNDTENETHNGYIPLPQYNDVEEEEHEGEIDYSSLSGLMSALATHGPNVVGDTEEEETCDVKTEEVEGAVGIASNVSTSTSVLAQQAEQQRREEIALEQATVWNSPAPERLSLDGNKVEEIKSVMASFSLPQSAIPPWAKDLSEEDWKNQVACLISNKKSL